Part of the Bacillus rossius redtenbacheri isolate Brsri chromosome 9 unlocalized genomic scaffold, Brsri_v3 Brsri_v3_scf9_2, whole genome shotgun sequence genome is shown below.
AACCTTGACCAGTTCCTTGGATATTCAGAGGCAGAAATTGAGGAGATGGGTGTAAGTGATAAAATAGCCAACAGACTATTGTGCTTCATGTTTCGCGGCCTCTCCACTCCCATCCGAATTCCCGTCGCGTTTTATTTTACTCGTCAATTAACAGGACCTCAGCTGTGTAAATTAACCAAAAAGGTGATCGAAGAAGTAGAAGAAACAGGTTTTGAAATTCTGCGAATAGTTACTGATAACTCTTCGGTAAATGTTAGCATGATGAAGGAGGTGTGTGGCGGCCAATTACTACCTGAAATACAACACCCAAATGATGAAAACAGAGTAATCTTTTTGAGTTTTGACTCGAGccacattttgaaaaatattcgcACTCAGTTTCTTCAGAAGAATTTTTTCTACAGGGGTATAATGATCTCAAGCAAGCCCTTGAAAAAATTGTACGATGCACAGAAGCACTGTACAGTGAAACCTGTTCGATGTCTGAACAGAAAAGTTGTTTACCCTTCGAACATCGAAAAAATGAATGTGCAACGAGCCAAGTATGTTTTTTCCCTTCCTCTGACAGCTGCATTGAAGACTCTTCCTACAATAGCACCTGAGTTAGTCGAAAACCACGAAAGCCTTGCTGAAACCATACGGTTTTTGGAATATGTCAGAAAATGGCACGATATTCACGATGTTTGTAACACAAAGCAGGCATATATGTCAAGAAACACCGACAAACTAGTGTTCACAGAATTTGACGATGACAGACTGTCTTGGTTGCTAGATACATTCCTGCCTTACATGGAAAATATCCAAAAGTCGAGcagcaaacaaaataaactaaGTGAAGAGACATACGAAGCTCTAGTCGTGACAACTCAGGCAACTGTAAAATGTATACAACATTTAATATCAGTTGGATTTCATTTCGTTTTAAGCAGGAACCTGAGCAGCGATGACATCGAACTTCTCTTCAGTCACTTGCGAAGAAAAGGTGGTTTCAACGATATGATGGACGCAAGAGCATGCATGTATGCAATCGACACAACGCTAAAAACGGGTTTAATAAATCCTTCAGCTACATCAAATGTAGAAAGACAAACTTTCAAGACATTGGATGCAATTGCACATCACAAACGAATAAGTGAGCTGAACACAGTAATTTGTGATGTTCCAGTTGAAGCAACAGGAATTCTTGACGAAAATCTTGAAGGTAAGATAAATTGaacgggaaattttttattataattttaatttaaggcTATGCCCCACTCGCTGTCTAGTTATTACATTACTATAATTGTAGCATATTCAAATTGCATGCGAAGATACATTTTGAAAATGCGACTATAGGTAGTTGACAACATGCACTCCAATACAGtgcaaacatttattaaattatgacgCCTTTTGTCATACCacctactttttaaaataaattattaatgcatTCCTGCTTTTTTTAAGTGTTAGATATAATATTTCGTCGAAGATATTTTATTTGTTAGAAACTAATATCATAGGTAGGTCTACTTGTGATCTATAAGGTCTATAATGTATATCTAATTTTGAAGACAATAATGTAACATTAAAAGTtatgtgatgccgagccttaattTAATGAGTTACGTAATTtcatgttgtttttgtttttgtgttttgcaGAAACTCCAGTAACGCTGCAAATCGCGTCCTTAGCTATGATTGCTGGGTACTTGGTACGGGTTGCAGAAGAAAATTTTAACTGTGCCTATTGCCTAGAACAAATATCAACTCCCGATTGTGACAGCCCGTTGCTCCGATTGATTAAAATGCAAGATCGCGGTGGTCTGCGGTACCCATCTAGAAAATTCGTTTTTTTCCTGAGCAAGATACTAAAATTTACTTGTGTCACTCTTAAACACTTAGGACGTAAACAGCTCATCAAGAAGCTTAAAGTGTTTCTAGTGCCAAAGTTTcttcaatattttaagtgttcACTGTGCAGTCAAGAAAAGCTTGCAAATACCATAATAACCAAATTTCTGAAGCCTATTTTGGACAACGAAGCACGTTCGGTGACAGACAAAATTGACAAACCatcaaaaatatacagaaaaccaTTGAGCcgcaaaattttaaaactgtaagCGTAGTTCCAGGTGAGTAACAATTAACACTTTATTTGGTGTTACAACTGTTACATTCATTTTGTTTACGACTGCTTTATCTTTTAGAAGTATTTGAACATAGGGCTTCATTGTATTTATCATAACAGTTAGTTCTAAACACCAATTTCATGAGTTATAGGACCAACGGTAATTTAAACAGATGTTTCGCGCGGTTCCGTGTACTGCACATGAGAGAGCTACCTAGCGGCGATCTCTGGAACTGAATCGTCTCGCGTTTTACATCCTCTCCTTCCCGGCCTTGAATAATAACGTAGGCAACGACATAACATTGCAACCGATTCCTAtaccagtttcctccccatgctAATAAGTgtgatatattatatatttgcttATATTTGTCCGGTTTTCTTTATGAAtcaatttatcattttattttttaacatattttttataattgataatgattaatttatttattgtaaatattttattcctCTTCTGCTTTTTATCTaattcttttattttgaaaattattgctGGTTGATAGTAAAAGTGTCATGGCCACCGTGCTGTTGCTGTCCAaatccatttattttttttactccagTCGTTTACCGTCTGAAATTTCTTcgtaaaacacatgttttataaataaataataatagttaatCCGAAACATGCTGTAAGGACAAAATTTGGGGTATGCACATATTCATTTACTTGAGTAATTTTGTTgtgtctattaaaaaaaaaagtttgtatattGAAGTTTTAGGTTAGGTCGAAATTTTCTTTCGGTTGCAGTGATTAGGAAGAAAGTAAggctatgtatttaaaaattttgtttgtctttgtttTGATGCATCTCTGTCTCAATATTTACACAATATAATATTTACAGTTCTCTGTTCACATTTATTTTCGATTCTATAAATATTGACATGTTGATCTAACCTTAAGGCCGCGTTTATAGaaaacgcagaaacgcaagaaacgcaactacggtaaaagtccaaccttaactcttctaccagcacgtttataaaaaacgcaagaacgcaacgcagaagttgttcaactttctacttcttgcgttttctccttgcgtttcggccttctatactggttgctttagtatgtggaaactgaaactgtcatgtaatgcatatagaaggctctgcgattgtaattgtttggcttgtgtttctttatttatgttttgggctggcattcttctagtgaatacagcgcaatggaggaagctgatgaatttattgttcagcttatccaaaaAAATTTCCCTGCCTGTACAATAAgtacaacaaaaaattttaaaaataatcatgacttattcctgaaattttattttttgactttgGCGATGGCCGGCgcccttgcgttttttataaagaCTGTGAATTTAtgcggttgtcgcgtcctgcgttcttgcgtttctgcgttcttgcgttttctaaaAACCCGGCCTaaggccgggctacattcgcaatagcacgcaaacagcacacagatagtaCACACGCACAttgatagcacagagcttgatgctacattcacgcacaacacaacataaaataataccggaagcattcaaaaaagttttttaaatttataacttccgttaacaattttggtcactgaagttggcataagtgacgtttgtttagatgcgtgtgttgttattgtggtacggttttcgttaaacgcagaaatattttaaatacttcaaagtttacatacaaaacacaatgagcattcaaaaatatatatcactgtttatttcaaatccggcttctttaacacatccATACACGGACTTCcgagcatttaatttagcttcttcatttttgtatcctgcggatcccctgtcatacaaaatatttttactttctattgcAGCTAttaaaaagctatcaaatgtgccttccattttttttttgttttcgtgtgtttgaaaacaataacaaactactcaagtcaacagcaccaatactttcgtgacaattgttattttataagcccactagagtaatacataaactgtttgctgattggctaccaccagggtcgcgcacagaaaataacctaaaagttaaaagtttatGAACTTTATGTgtgccgatcctgtgctatttttctgtgcgtgtgctatttgccaatgtggcagctcatgtctaatagtgtatgttgaacttctgtgcgtctgtgctgtttgcgtgctattgcgaatgtagcccgggctttaTGCAGCCTATCTTTCtcatattttacagtatttttaatgtagctcacCTTCTACAACCAATCttcattgaaatatttaatatttttgtaaatcttaAGCAGAatcaattttacatttaaaaaaattcaaaatgcatTTTTATACTTTCTGACATATTTTCTAATCTTTGTTTTTGAGGTCTTGGGATACTTAAATCTTTTGACATTAGGTTACAGTTtgagtggttagtttaggttggaTACATTATTAATACTGTGTAATTACCAAATGTGGTTAGTTTAGCTACACTAAAAATACTTCTAAAATATTATGAACTGTTGTTTATGTTCTCTtagttgtatttaaaatatgGTTAAACCTTTTCTATGGTTCAAACTTTCTCATCATTTTTATAGTACCTTCAATGTAGCATACCTAATGTAACCAGCCCTCCACacatattttatagtatttttacatTGGCTAATCTGACAAACTGttcatatataattaatattaaatgtgTTTAATTAGCTAACCAAACCTTACCATCCTCTCTCACGATTTTAAGCTAATGTAGTGTACCTAACTTAATAATCTGTTTAAActgtaaactacttgaagtatcacagcACTCTTTTAGAGAATGATTAGAAAACATTCCAGAAGTTAAGTAAATGTATTGTTAcgagcgcgcttggctgcagtgcttggcgtcgccgcgctcgttcggcctgtctgggttccacccgcatcctctccctggtatctcgtgtcatactatctcgcgacatcctgaccgtcgcagcgcgcacctgcctcagatcgagttacttaaaagaggccgcactgctgaataaaaggactcagacatgtttatcggcgcgttttgtgggaacccaatgcttgttgcgtttatcggcgttctttgagcagccgccgcatccttcgaggactcacgacgtgtttctgggcatttcgacggcgaaggtcgcgcgatatctcggagacatgcccgattgttctggacggaaACCCAAGggttatataaggaggttgggccgaccttcaggagtcagtcagtcaggagttcagtggggaattctcccgcagcggagtttccgggcgatagtgccgcgggtgcggcagagtggcgaagtccttggacgaaggttccagggcagggagtgagtgagttcagtggagtcgggaggttccggacgatagagtcgcgggcgcggcggagtcccgggcgaagttgcgagtgagtcgtcgtgtgggatctcggcgaagggtgtgacggcggcggagtgtggcgacgaagtcccgcggcggagacccacgaggggtgctgcagcgagagttgcgccggaagtgcggtccagcgaggtgtgtgaaacgagtgactggggaattgaccttttttacgtgtaattaattatctgccagtttagaagattatttgtaagtgacaagtagtggtaataaataaaactgtgtgtgtgataaaaatctttaattgggctatcctttacgaacccacagggaaatcgtaacagtatgtttgaattattttacaaaaGTTAAATCAAAGATTGTTTATAGAAACTGGAAAGACAAaacaattttggatttttttttttacatcaaaagtATTTACTCTTCAAAATTGTGATTTGCCCAAGAATGGTAGGTTATGTTTTGTTGGAGCCCTTTCTACATGATAAGTCTGGGTATTTAAACTTGGCAAGGTTGCAGCACACAACAAATGCgagaaaaataagataatttataAGAAACACAAGTTGTAAATCATTTCCAACCATGAAACTTGAGATTGTAAATCTGTAGAAGAAATTTTCtttataagacatttttttttcta
Proteins encoded:
- the LOC134543113 gene encoding uncharacterized protein LOC134543113; protein product: MVYCCVPNCTSESSKCDKKVTFHTFPIQTELKDRWRTAISRQGKTAGSLWSPSSSSRVCSLHFRTSDFSISTTRKRLLPNGVPTLFQGYPLHKQSKLPKRSPASRSDVSPQIKRKKVCIQNENKELAFLSEDKIEVKEVGIQVSSFFPCRPKLTAIKHKYKLVKQSNGRLIQTVSRLRKQIKELKKENNGKNNKHLEKIEKIEKDGKNGNLKALFLLEQIDSYGKQHVVYGETTLKICVLWHRKAAAGYRFIRSMNCLKLPHEKTLRGYIGCASGETGITSVIKERLIYEVSNLNHSEEKLGSLIIDEMAIKAKVSYDRNLDQFLGYSEAEIEEMGVSDKIANRLLCFMFRGLSTPIRIPVAFYFTRQLTGPQLCKLTKKVIEEVEETGFEILRIVTDNSSVNVSMMKEVCGGQLLPEIQHPNDENRVIFLSFDSSHILKNIRTQFLQKNFFYRGIMISSKPLKKLYDAQKHCTVKPVRCLNRKVVYPSNIEKMNVQRAKYVFSLPLTAALKTLPTIAPELVENHESLAETIRFLEYVRKWHDIHDVCNTKQAYMSRNTDKLVFTEFDDDRLSWLLDTFLPYMENIQKSSSKQNKLSEETYEALVVTTQATVKCIQHLISVGFHFVLSRNLSSDDIELLFSHLRRKGGFNDMMDARACMYAIDTTLKTGLINPSATSNVERQTFKTLDAIAHHKRISELNTVICDVPVEATGILDENLEETPVTLQIASLAMIAGYLVRVAEENFNCAYCLEQISTPDCDSPLLRLIKMQDRGGLRYPSRKFVFFLSKILKFTCVTLKHLGRKQLIKKLKVFLVPKFLQYFKCSLCSQEKLANTIITKFLKPILDNEARSVTDKIDKPSKIYRKPLSRKILKL